GATGGCGTTCTGGGCCGTGACCGAGCGTTTGCAACAGCTACTGGGAGAGCCGCAATGAGGCACGAGTTGTATCGGGTCACCGACCTGCCGGTGTTGCAGAACCGCACCTTCGCCGACCCGGAGTCGGCAAAGGCTTCGGCCAGCGCCGACATGCTGCTGGTGCAGGACGAGCGCAGCGGCCTGATCTTCAACGCCGCGTTCGATGCCGACAAGCTCAGCTATGACGCTGACTATCAGAACGAGCAGGCCCATTCGGGCCAGTTCCAGAAGCACCTGAGCGACGTTGAAGGCATCATCGCCAGGCACTTCAAGGGCCAGGAGCTGATCGAAGTCGGCTGCGGCAAGGGCTACTTCCTTGAGCTGCTCAAGGGCCTCGGTTATTCGATCACCGGGATCGACCCGGCCTATGAAGGCGAGAATGCCGACGTGATCAAGGCGCCGTTCACCCGTGGTCTTGGCCTGGCAGCTGACGCCATTGTCCTGCGCCATGTGCTGGAACACATCGAAGACCCGGTCAGCTTCCTGTCGGTGATCGCCGAAGCCAACCAGGGCGGGCAGATCTACATCGAGGTGCCGTGCTTCGACTGGATCCTCGAGCACAAAGCGTGGTTCGACCTGTTCTACGAGCACGTCAATTATTTCCGCCTCGATGACCTGCGCCGGATGTTCGGCACCGTGCACGAGGCCGGCCACCTGTTTGGCGGCCAATACCTGTACATCGTCGCCGACCTGTCGACATTGCGCCTGACTCCGCAGCAACCGGTGCCACGCCTGACGCTGCCGGACGGTTTCACCGCCAGCCTCGAGCGCGCGGTGCAGATCATTCAGTCCGCACCCGAGCAGGGTTCGGCGATCTGGGGCGCATCGTCCAAAGGCGTGATCTATTCGCTGTTCCTGCAACGCGCGGGTGTCGCGGTGGATCGTGTGGTGGATATCAACCCGGCCAAACAGGGGCGTTATCTGCCGCTGAGCGGCGCGCGGGTGTCCTCGCCGCAAGAGGCGATGGATGCGCTGCCCGAAGGCGCCCACCTGTTTGTGATGAACTCCAATTACCTCGAAGAAATCAAGCGGATGACCGGTGGACGCTACGTCTATCACGCCGTCGATAGCGCTTCGTTCCAGTGACCATTGAGACTTTGAACATGACCGACAACAGCATCAACCAAGCTTTCGAAGCCGAGTGCCGCGAGCAGATCGCCCAGCAGGGCGACGACCAGAAACTGACTGGCCTGGCCCGTGATTTCTTCAACGAATCGGCCAAACACAAGTACAGCTACCACTTCTCGTGGATGGGTCGCCCGATCATCCAGCTGCCGCAGGACATGATGGCGATGCAGGAGATCATCTGGCAGGTCAAGCCGGATCTGGTCATCGAGTGCGGCATCGCCCACGGCGGTTCGATCATCTACTACGCCTCATTGCTGGAACTGCAAGGTCACGGCGAAGTGCTGGGCATCGACCTCGACATCCGCCCGCACAACCGTGAAGCGATCGAAAGCCACCCGATGGCCAAGCGCATCAAGATGATCGAAGGTTCGAGCATCGACCCGGCCATCGCCGCTCAGGTGCAGGCTGCGGCCAAAGGCAAGAAGGTCATTCTGGTGCTCGACTCCAACCACACCCACGACCACGTGCTCGAAGAGCTGCGCCTGTATGCGCCGCTGGTCTCGGTCGACAGCTACTGCGTGGTGATGGACACCGTGGTCGAAGACATGCCGGCCGATTTCTTCCCGGATCGTCCATGGGGCCCGGGCGACAATCCGAAAACCGCGGTGTGGAAGTACCTGGAAGAGAACCAGGACTTCGAGATCGACCAGCAGTTGCAGAACAAGCTGCTGATCACCGTGGCGCCGGACGGCTATCTGCGTCGCGTTCGTTAATTCGCACCATCACCAAAGCGTTATCTCGGCGAGTCGCCGGTTGTGGAGAGAAGTTATGCAAGGCAAGTACAGTTCTGAACTGGCGCTACCGCTCAACGAGCTGTTGACCGTGGTGCTGATTACTCACAATCGGCCGGCGTTCCTGCGTCGGGCGGTGAAGTATTACAGCAGCTTGCCCTGCCGGATCATGGTGCTCGACTCGACGGTCGAGCGGCCTGAAGGGGATTTTTCTGCCGTCGATTATCACCATGTACCGCAGTTCGCCTACTGGGGCATGCAGGCCAAACTGGCTTATGGTGTGGAGCAGCTGACCACGCCGTATATGGTGCTGGCGGCTGACGATGACTTCATCCTGCACGATTCGCTGGCCGAGTCCGTGAACTTCCTGCAGGCGAATCAGGACTACGGCATGTGCCACGGCTATTGCCTGATGTACCTGTCTCTGGCCCATGGCGTGAACTACTACCGTCGTGACAAGAAAGTCCAGGAAGACTATTCGTCCGAGCGGGCGCAGGATCGTGTCATCGATTACATGAGCCAGTACATTCCGCCGTTCTACGCGGTGACCCGTACTGACCTGATGAAAAACTGGCATTCGGCGTTGCCACCGGGTACCAATTTCCAGTGGCAGGAAATCGGTCACGTCTATTACCTGCTGGCCAGTGCCAAGGCGCGGATCCTGCCGATGCCTTATGTGGTGCGTGAGATCAACTACGGTGTCTCCGAGCACAATACCGATGTGTATCACTCGCTGACCTACGCCGACGGCAAATCGGTCGCCGAGCGAGAGGCCTTTGCCGAGTTTCTCGCCTCTCTGCCAACCGCCATTCAAGGGCTCGACGCCGGACAGCTCAAGGCGTTTGTCCTGCAGAGTTTCGAGGCCATGGCCGACAGCTTGAAGACTGGGCGCGCGCTGACTGCAGAACTGATTTTCGAATCCACCTGGAACCAGAACCTCAGGCATCCAGATCGTCGTTTCGGCCCGTTGCAGTACGTCGAGATGCCGTTTTACAACCAGCCGTTCTTTGATCGTCTGGAGCAGTTCGAATTCATGCTGCACGCCATGCCCGCCGGCCGTATGCAACTGGAAGGACTTGAAGGCATATGGACGCGTCAGGCGCACTTGCTGCAGGCACGCAACAACGATACCCCGGAAAGTGTGGTGGACCGTTTGTGGCAGGCGCATGACCTCAATGCTTTCAACCGGACCGTCGTCAAACGCCTTGCCGCACATCTCGACACCCTGGGTGAAGACGAAGCCGCCCAGTCGGTGAACGAATGGATTGCTCGACTTGAAGCGCTGACGGTTGAAGATAATCAGGCAGTCTTCGAAAAAATGAAATCCGGTCGCCTGCTGCAGTGGCTGGCCGCGCGTGAGCCGTCGGCGCAACAGGTCGAGTCGATCACTCGACAGCTGTCGGCCCATGACGGTGGCCCGCAGTTCGGCATTTTCCTGCTGGATCTGGATGACCAGATCGACAAGGTGCAGGTCTCGCTCGACAGTCTGCTCGAGGGGCACTGCAAAGCGTTCAAGATTGTGGTGTTCACCACGGGCGAACCGCCGGTAGCGACCACCGCGCAAAACACCCTGCACTTCGTGCGCGTCACCCAGAGCAACTATGTCGACAAGTTGAATCAGAGCGCCCAACAGTCACCGTGCGACTGGCTGCTGCTGGCGCAAGCGGGCGACGAGTTCACCGCTGGCGGCTTGTTGCGGGCCAGTCTGGAACTGATGTCCGCCACAGGTGTGCGTGCCGTGGCCACCGATGAAATCCAGCGCAAGGAAAACGGTGCGCTGGTCGACGTCTTCCGCCCGGGCTTCAATCTGGACCTGCTGCAAAGCATTCCAGCGCTGATGGCGCGTCATTGGTTGATTCGCCGCGAAGTGTTGCTCGAAGCCGGTGGTTATCAGGCCGACTTCAGCAAGGCCCTGGAACTGGATCTGCTGCTGCGCATCATCGAACAGGGCGGCATTGGCGGCCTGGCGCACCTCGACGAGCCACTGCTGATCACCCAGGCCTCGATACTGGAAGAAAATGCCCACGAACGTCAGGCGCTGCTGCGTCACCTGGGCAATCGCGGTTACAAGGCCAGGGTCACTTCGGCGACACCCGGTACGTATCAGATTGACTACCGTCATCCCGACCAGCCGCTGGTCTCGATTATTGTGCCAGCCATCGACGACCTGCCGGCACTGCGTCGCTGCCTGGAAGGCGTGTTGCTCAGAACCCGTTACAGCCGTTATGAAGTGCTGATTGCGGCGAATCCGAATCAGTCGGCCGAGGTCAATGACTGGCTGGGCACGCTGCGTAACCCTAAAGTCAATGTGCTGCGTGCCGATCAGCCGCTCGGCGAGACGGCGTTGTACAACGCCGCCAGCGAGCAGGCGCAGGGTGAGTATCTGGTGCTGTTGGCCGCTGACAGCGAAATCGTCAATCCGAACTGGATCGACTCGTTGCTCAATCATGCACAGCGTCCGGAAGTGGCTATCGTCGGCGCCAAACTCGTCGATCGTGACGGCAAAATCGCCCATGCCGGTTTGATTGTTGGTCTGAACGATGGCGTGGGTTCGCCTTTTATCGGTGAAAAACATTCCGCTGAAGGCTACATGCAACGCTTGGCGGTCGAGCAGAATTATTCCGCGGTGTCGAAAGTGTGCCTGATGATCCGCAAAGAACTGTTCAACGCACTGGGCGGTCTGGACGAAGTGGCGTTCGCCGACGGCTTGAGCGATGTCGATCTGTGCCTCAAGGCCGGTGATGCGGGTTACCTCATTGTGTGGACGCCGCTGGTGCAGGTTGTGCATCCGGGCCTCTTGCCGCAAGCGCCATCAGCCCTGGCTGCTTTGCGTGAGAAGTGGGGCGGCGCCTTTGCGCAGGACAGTGCCTATAACGCCAATCTATCCCTCATCGGCAAAGGTTTTACCTTGGGTGAAAGCACGCCGGTCAACTGGTCGCAGTTACTCGCTTGAGTCCGTCGGACAAGGAACAGGAATCAGCACATGTTCAACGGTAAATCGATCTTCATCTCTGGCGGCACCGGCTCGTTCGGGCGCAAATTCATCGCCCGTCTGCTTGAGCAATACCAGCCCAAGCGCGTGGTGGTGTTCTCCCGCGATGAGCTCAAGCAGTACGAAATGCAGCAGACGTTCAACGCGCCGTGCATGCGGTACTTTCTCGGTGACGTACGCGACGCCGACCGTCTGCGGCAGGCCATGCGCGGCATCGACTACGTGGTGCACGCGGCGGCGCTCAAGCAGGTGCCGGCGGCGGAGTACAACCCGACCGAGTGCATCCGCACCAACGTCAATGGTGCGGAGAACATCATCGCCGCCGCCATCGACAATGGCGTGAAGAAAGTCGTCGCGCTGTCCACCGACAAAGCGGCCAGCCCGATCAACCTGTACGGCGCGACCAAGCTGCTGTCGGACAAACTGTTCGTCGCCGCCAACAACATTGCCGGCGAGCAGCAGACCCGTTTTGCCGTGGTGCGCTACGGCAACGTGGCCGGATCCCGTGGCTCGGTCGTACCGTTTTTCAGCAAGCTGATTGCCGACGGTGCGCAGGAGTTGCCGATCACCGACGAGCGCATGACCCGATTCTGGATCACCCTCGATCACGGCGTGCAGTTTGTCCTCGACAGCTTTGCGCGGATGCACGGCGGCGAAGTGTTCGTGCCGAAGATTCCGTCGATTCGCATCGTCGATCTGGCGCGGGGCATGGCCGAGCATCTGCCGCACAAGAACGTCGGTATTCGTCCCGGGGAAAAACTGCATGAACTGATGGTGCCGCTGGACGATGCGCGGATGACCCTGGAGTTCGCAGACCACTACACCATTCAGCCGTCGATCCGCTTCACCAGCGTCGATGTCGATTTCTCCATCGACAAGCTCGGCGAACATGGGCGGCCGGTGAGTGAAGATTTCGAATACCGCTCCGATACCAACCCGCACTACCTCTCGGTCGGGCAGATCGCCGAGCTGCACGCGAAGCTCTCGGCATGATTCCCTACGGTCGGCAGAGCGTTGATCAGGCGGACATCGATGCAGTGGTCGAGGTTTTGCAATCGGACTGGCTGACTCAAGGGCCGACTATCGAGCGTTTCGAGCAGGCGGTGGCCGAACGATGCCAGGCGGATTTCGCGGTAGCGGTGTGCAACGCCACCGCGGCGCTGCACATCGCTTGCCTCGCGGCCGGCCTTGGCCCGGGTGATCGCTTGTGGACCACGCCGAACACTTTTCTGGCCTCAGCCAACTGCGGGCGCTATTGCGGCGCCGACGTGGATTTCGTCGACATCGATCCGCTGACCTGGAACCTCGATGCCTTCGCCCTCGCCGCGAAGCTCGATCAGGCCGAGCAGGACGGCACGCTGCCGAAAGTGTTGGTGGCGGTGGCGTTCTCCGGGCAGAGCTGCGACCTGCGCAAGATTGCCGAACTGGCCGAGCGCTACAACTTCACCGTGATCGAAGACGCCTCGCACGCGGTGGGCGCCAGCTACGCCGGGCGCCCGGTGGGTTGCGGGGAATTTGCGGCGATGACCGTGTTCAGTTTCCACCCGGTGAAGATCATCACCAGCGCCGAAGGTGGCATGGTCCTGACCAATCGCCCGCAACTGGCCGAGCGTCTGCAACGCCTGCGCAGCCACGGCATGACCCGCGATCCGCAGCAGATGAGCGAACCCAGCCACGGCCCGTGGTATTACCAGCAGATCGAGCTGGGCTTCAATTACCGGATCACCGAGTTGCAGGCGGCGCTGGGTCTGTCGCAACTGGCCAAACTGGACAGCTTCATCGCCCGTCGCCGCGAACTGGCGGCGCGTTACGACCGGTTGCTGGCCTACCTGCCACTGAGCTTGCCCAGCGCGCAGCCG
The Pseudomonas fluorescens genome window above contains:
- a CDS encoding class I SAM-dependent methyltransferase, whose protein sequence is MRHELYRVTDLPVLQNRTFADPESAKASASADMLLVQDERSGLIFNAAFDADKLSYDADYQNEQAHSGQFQKHLSDVEGIIARHFKGQELIEVGCGKGYFLELLKGLGYSITGIDPAYEGENADVIKAPFTRGLGLAADAIVLRHVLEHIEDPVSFLSVIAEANQGGQIYIEVPCFDWILEHKAWFDLFYEHVNYFRLDDLRRMFGTVHEAGHLFGGQYLYIVADLSTLRLTPQQPVPRLTLPDGFTASLERAVQIIQSAPEQGSAIWGASSKGVIYSLFLQRAGVAVDRVVDINPAKQGRYLPLSGARVSSPQEAMDALPEGAHLFVMNSNYLEEIKRMTGGRYVYHAVDSASFQ
- a CDS encoding cephalosporin hydroxylase family protein, which gives rise to MTDNSINQAFEAECREQIAQQGDDQKLTGLARDFFNESAKHKYSYHFSWMGRPIIQLPQDMMAMQEIIWQVKPDLVIECGIAHGGSIIYYASLLELQGHGEVLGIDLDIRPHNREAIESHPMAKRIKMIEGSSIDPAIAAQVQAAAKGKKVILVLDSNHTHDHVLEELRLYAPLVSVDSYCVVMDTVVEDMPADFFPDRPWGPGDNPKTAVWKYLEENQDFEIDQQLQNKLLITVAPDGYLRRVR
- a CDS encoding glycosyltransferase family 2 protein encodes the protein MQGKYSSELALPLNELLTVVLITHNRPAFLRRAVKYYSSLPCRIMVLDSTVERPEGDFSAVDYHHVPQFAYWGMQAKLAYGVEQLTTPYMVLAADDDFILHDSLAESVNFLQANQDYGMCHGYCLMYLSLAHGVNYYRRDKKVQEDYSSERAQDRVIDYMSQYIPPFYAVTRTDLMKNWHSALPPGTNFQWQEIGHVYYLLASAKARILPMPYVVREINYGVSEHNTDVYHSLTYADGKSVAEREAFAEFLASLPTAIQGLDAGQLKAFVLQSFEAMADSLKTGRALTAELIFESTWNQNLRHPDRRFGPLQYVEMPFYNQPFFDRLEQFEFMLHAMPAGRMQLEGLEGIWTRQAHLLQARNNDTPESVVDRLWQAHDLNAFNRTVVKRLAAHLDTLGEDEAAQSVNEWIARLEALTVEDNQAVFEKMKSGRLLQWLAAREPSAQQVESITRQLSAHDGGPQFGIFLLDLDDQIDKVQVSLDSLLEGHCKAFKIVVFTTGEPPVATTAQNTLHFVRVTQSNYVDKLNQSAQQSPCDWLLLAQAGDEFTAGGLLRASLELMSATGVRAVATDEIQRKENGALVDVFRPGFNLDLLQSIPALMARHWLIRREVLLEAGGYQADFSKALELDLLLRIIEQGGIGGLAHLDEPLLITQASILEENAHERQALLRHLGNRGYKARVTSATPGTYQIDYRHPDQPLVSIIVPAIDDLPALRRCLEGVLLRTRYSRYEVLIAANPNQSAEVNDWLGTLRNPKVNVLRADQPLGETALYNAASEQAQGEYLVLLAADSEIVNPNWIDSLLNHAQRPEVAIVGAKLVDRDGKIAHAGLIVGLNDGVGSPFIGEKHSAEGYMQRLAVEQNYSAVSKVCLMIRKELFNALGGLDEVAFADGLSDVDLCLKAGDAGYLIVWTPLVQVVHPGLLPQAPSALAALREKWGGAFAQDSAYNANLSLIGKGFTLGESTPVNWSQLLA
- the pseB gene encoding UDP-N-acetylglucosamine 4,6-dehydratase (inverting), producing the protein MFNGKSIFISGGTGSFGRKFIARLLEQYQPKRVVVFSRDELKQYEMQQTFNAPCMRYFLGDVRDADRLRQAMRGIDYVVHAAALKQVPAAEYNPTECIRTNVNGAENIIAAAIDNGVKKVVALSTDKAASPINLYGATKLLSDKLFVAANNIAGEQQTRFAVVRYGNVAGSRGSVVPFFSKLIADGAQELPITDERMTRFWITLDHGVQFVLDSFARMHGGEVFVPKIPSIRIVDLARGMAEHLPHKNVGIRPGEKLHELMVPLDDARMTLEFADHYTIQPSIRFTSVDVDFSIDKLGEHGRPVSEDFEYRSDTNPHYLSVGQIAELHAKLSA
- the pseC gene encoding UDP-4-amino-4,6-dideoxy-N-acetyl-beta-L-altrosamine transaminase, which codes for MIPYGRQSVDQADIDAVVEVLQSDWLTQGPTIERFEQAVAERCQADFAVAVCNATAALHIACLAAGLGPGDRLWTTPNTFLASANCGRYCGADVDFVDIDPLTWNLDAFALAAKLDQAEQDGTLPKVLVAVAFSGQSCDLRKIAELAERYNFTVIEDASHAVGASYAGRPVGCGEFAAMTVFSFHPVKIITSAEGGMVLTNRPQLAERLQRLRSHGMTRDPQQMSEPSHGPWYYQQIELGFNYRITELQAALGLSQLAKLDSFIARRRELAARYDRLLAYLPLSLPSAQPEAESAWHLYVVRLQTERIGLTHRQVFEGLRAAGIGVNLHYIPVHLQPYYRDLGFAEGDFPEAERYYAEAISLPLYPLLSDEQQDHVVEQLRRLTE